In Salvelinus sp. IW2-2015 linkage group LG23, ASM291031v2, whole genome shotgun sequence, a genomic segment contains:
- the LOC111950015 gene encoding ras-related protein Rab-4B-like, with protein MTERYDFLFKFLVIGSAGSGKSCLLHQFIENKFKQDSSHTIGVEFGSRVVMVAGKTVKLQIWDTAGQERFRSVTRSYYRGAAGALLVYDITSRETYNSLTNWLTDARXLASPNIIIILCGNKKDLEADREVTFLEVSRFAQENEVMFLETSALTGENVEEAFLKCGRTILNKIESGDLDPEXMGSGIQYGDTTVRQLRQSPQAGSEQGRDQCNC; from the exons ATGACAGAAAGATATG ATTTCCTTTTTAAATTCTTGGTGATTGGAAGTGCGGGATCAGGGAAATCCTGTCTTCTCCATCAATTTATAGAAAACAAGT TCAAGCAGGACTCCAGCCACACCATCGGAGTGGAGTTTGGCTCCCGGGTGGTAATGGTCGCTGGCAAGACGGTCAAGCTGCAGATCTGGGACACAGCTGGACAGGAGCGATTCCG ATCAGTGACTCGCAGTTATTACAGAGGGGCAGCAGGGGCTCTCCTGGTTTATGACATCACCAG TCGGGAAACGTACAATTCTCTGACCAACTGGTTGACAGACGCTCGGASACTGGCCAGTCCAAACATCATCATTATCCTCTGTGGGAACAAGAAGGACCTGGAAGCTGACAGAGAGGTCACTTTCCTTGAGGTATCCCGTTTTGCCCAGGAGAATG AAGTGATGTTCCTGGAGACGAGCGCCCTCACCGGAgagaacgtggaggaggcctTCCTCAAATGTGGTCGCACCATCCTCAACAAGATAGAGTCAG GTGACTTAGACCCAGAGKGGATGGGCTCAGGGATCCAGTATGGTGACACGACGGTGAGGCAGCTTCGCCAGTCGCCACAggctggctcagaacagggcagagaTCAGTGCAACTGTTAA
- the ppm1nb gene encoding protein phosphatase, Mg2+/Mn2+ dependent, 1Nb (putative), protein MRTTRKGSVEMPAFVRQLVKETEKRVSSFFKGGGRGGAEHMQGEGEEVIPSPYLDRPVLDKLTEEGCSCWGLTYALGSMQGWRANMEDYHNCVPQLGAGLADWSFFAVFDGHAGNQVAQYASQHLLDQVLATGGIGPEDHPDRVRGSFTDGFLHTDKHLLTAARREGWERGGTTVTSTLISPRYFYFANCGDSRAMLCRAGQVCFSTEDHKPYSPLERERIESAGGSVSLQRINGSLAVSRALGDFSYKGAENRPPTQQMVSPEPEVCVVERSPGDEFLVLACDGVWDTVSNEELCAFIRSRLRVCTDLRDVCSQVIDLCLYKGSLDNISIILVCFPGAPQLSAEALHQEAALEDLLESKVAEIYEELSSQGEDPDLLSVLTVLANTDVPGLPPGGGLQSKRNCIISAYYEKKEAHNPTTPNGLGVSEKLV, encoded by the exons ATGAGGACAACacgaaagggtagtgtggagatGCCTGCATTTGTCCGGCAGCTggtgaaggagacagagaagagggtcAGCTCCTTCTTCAAGGGAGGGGGGCGTGGAGGGGCAGAGCACAtgcagggggagggggaggaggtgatCCCCAGCCCCTACCTGGATCGTCCCGTCCTGGACAAGCTGACTGAGGAGGGCTGCTCCTGCTGGGGCCTGACCTACGCCCTGGGCAGCATGCAGGGCTGGAGGGCCAACATGGAGGACTACCACAACTGTGTGCCTCAGCTGGGCGCAGGGCTGGCAGACTGGAGCTTCTTTGCTGTGTTTGATGGGCATGCGGGCAACCAAGTGGCACAGTATGCCTCACAACACCTGCTGGATCAGGTCCTAGCTACAG GAGGGATCGGGCCAGAGGACCACCCTGATCGGGTGAGAGGGAGCTTCACAGATGGCTTcctacacacagacaaacacctgCTGACTGCAGCCCGCCGTGAGGGCTGGGAGCGGGGTGGCACCACCGTGACCTCCACTCTCATCTCACCACGATACTTCTACTTCGCCAACTGTGGAGACTCGCGTGCCATGCTGTGCCGGGCAGGGCAAGTGTGCTTCTCCACTGAGGACCACAAGCCCTACAGCCCTCTGGAGAGGGAGCGCATCGAGAGCGCCGGTGGCTCCGTGTCCCTGCAGCGCATTAACGGCTCCCTGGCTGTGTCCCGCGCCCTGGGGGACTTCAGCTACAAGGGGGCAGAGAACCGGCCGCCCACCCAGCAGATGGTGTCTCCGGAgccagaggtgtgtgtggtggagcgGTCGCCCGGGGATGAGTTCCTGGTGCTGGCCTGTGACGGGGTGTGGGACACGGTCTCCAACGAGGAGCTGTGTGCTTTCATCCGCAGCCGTCTGCGRGTCTGCACTGACCTCAGGGACGTCTGCTCCCAGGTCATTGACCTCTGCCTCTATAAG GGCAGTCTGGACAACATCAGCATAATCTTGGTCTGCTTCCCTGGCGCCCCCCAGCTCTCAGCAGAGGCACTACACCAGGAGGCAGCGCTTGAAGACCTGCTGGAGTCTAAAGTGGCAG AGATTTATGAGGAGCTGAGTTCCCAGGGGGAGGATCCTGACCTGCTGTCTGTCCTCACTGTGCTGGCAAACACTGATGTCCCAGgtttaccacctggaggcggtcTGCAGAGCAA AAGGAACTGTATCATCTCTGCCTATTACGAAAAGAAAGAGGCACACAATCCTACTACACCTAAT GGGCTTGGTGTTTCTGAGAAGCTCGTCTAG
- the LOC111950061 gene encoding reticulon-1-A isoform X1, translating to MPTSGALLMVVDLIYWRDVGKTGLVFTGLVIGLASLFQLSAITVLSYLCMAIMCLTFPLRLYYKLLELIRKNPEGVHPFQSYIGDDSSLTDEETVLVVEEVVLXIAFAVTEIKRLLLIGSIMDSIKFVLLLCVLVYVGITTNGLTLVIVGVICVFSLPLFYKQMQGRMKRIGKAVNGLLRKIKSLFKRLCSMLRPSTAAKPAPTTTLAPVPALAPKHKQKSK from the exons ATGCCCACCTCAGGGGCTCTACTAATGG tagTGGATCTGATCTACTGGCGAGACGTGGGGAAGACAGGGCTGGTGTTCACAGGGCTGGTGATAGGGCTGGCCAGCCTGTTCCAGCTCAGTGCCATCACCGTGCTGTCCTACCTGTGTATGGCCATCATGTGTCTCACCTTCCCCCTACGCCTCTACTACAAACTCCTAGAGCTGATACGGAAGAACCCTGAAGGAGTTCACCCCTTCCA GTCTTATATAGGAGACGACAGCTCTCTGACAGATGAGGAGACggtgttggtggtggaggaagTGGTGCTGAMGATTGCCTTCGCCGTCACAGAGATCAAACGCCTGCTCTTRATCGGCAGCATCATGGACTCCATCAAG TTTGTGTTGCTGCTGTGCGTGTTGGTCTATGTGGGCATCACGACCAACGGACTGACCCTGGTGATAGTTG GTGTCatctgtgttttctctcttcctctattctACAAACAAATGCAG GGTCGGATGAAGAGGATTGGCAAAGCGGTCAACGGCCTCCTGAGGAAAATCAAAAGCTT GTTTAAGAGGTTGTGCAGTATGCTGAGACCCTCTACTGCGGCTAAACCTGCTCCAACCACCACCCTGGCCCCGGTGCCAGCCCTGgccccaaaacacaaacaaaagtcAAAGTGA
- the LOC111951082 gene encoding potassium channel subfamily K member 13-like yields the protein MARKRDGGCCPLPLNEDNARFCLLAGLILLYLLCGAAVFSALERPSELRARLLWDQQLANFTLSHRVSLGALHALLRQYEEANGAGIRVDALRPRWDFSGAFYFVGTVVSTIGFGMNTPATIPGKIFLIFYGLIGCAATILFFNLFLERIITMLAYIMRWCHERRMRRSGLGAVSGAEEPRSEEDSLEGWKPSVYYVMLILGVASVLIACSASSLYCSMEDWSYMDSLYFCFVAFSTIGFGDLVSSQREHYEAQEAYRLGNCLFILMGVCCIYSLFNVISIIIKQTLNWILARLACPGRRCPCSCPKRGLLPTGRHRYTDASVETVCDSETDAGAGVDGVAGGRRLSGEMISVNDFTASNKVSLALLQKQLCETAQQGPRQSHVPRHNGFSGGVGAFAIMNNRLQETSVDR from the exons ATGGCTCGTAAACGGGATGGTGGCTGCTGCCCCCTGCCCCTCAATGAGGACAATGCCCGCTTCTGCCTGCTGGCAGGGCTCATCTTGCTCTATCTGCTGTGTGGGGCAGCTGTGTTCTCCGCCCTGGAGCGCCCCTCCGAGCTCCGCGCCCGCCTCCTCTGGGACCAGCAGCTGGCCAACTTTACCCTGAGCCACCGGGTGAGCCTGGGAGCCCTGCACGCGCTGCTGCGCCAGTATGAAGAGGCCAACGGGGCCGGGATCAGAGTGGACGCTCTTAGGCCCCGCTGGGACTTCTCTGGAGCCTTCTACTTTGTCGGCACGGTGGTGTCCACCATCG GCTTTGGTATGAACACCCCAGCTACCATCCCTGGTAAGATATTCCTGATCTTCTACGGCCTCATCGGCTGTGCCGCCACCATTCTCTTcttcaacctcttcctggagaggATCATCACCATGCTGGCCTACATCATGCGTTGGTGCCACGAGCGGAGGATGAGGCGCTCGGGGTTGGGGGCTGTGTCAGGGGCCGAGGAGCCCCGCAGTGAGGAGGACAGTCTGGAGGGCTGGAAGCCCTCTGTCTACTACGTGATGCTGATCCTGGGGGTGGCGTCTGTGCTGATCGCTTGCAGCGCCTCCTCTCTGTACTGCTCCATGGAGGATTGGAGCTACATGGACTCCCTGTACTTCTGCTTCGTGGCCTTCAGCACCATCGGCTTCGGGGACCTGGTGAGCAGCCAGAGGGAGCACTATGAGGCCCAGGAAGCCTATCGCCTGGGCAACTGCCTCTTCATCCTCATGGGCGTGTGCTGCATCTACTCGCTCTTCAACGTCATCTCCATCATCATCAAACAGACTCTCAACTGGATACTGGCCCGGCTGGCTTGTCCAGGCCGACGCTGTCCCTGCTCGTGCCCTAAGAGAGGCCTCC TCCCCACAGGGCGACATCGCTACACTGACGCCTCGGTGGAGACAGTGTGTGACAGCGAGACGGATGCCGGAGCGGGGGTGGACGGGGTCGCTGGGGGCCGGCGTCTCTCTGGGGAGATGATTTCGGTGAATGACTTCACAGCGTCCAATAAGGTGTCTTTGGCACTGCTGCAGAAGCAGCTGTGTGAGACAGCCCAGCAGGGCCCCAGGCAGAGCCACGTTCCTCGCCACAATGGCTTCTCTGGGGGGGTGGGTGCATTCGCCATTATGAACAACCGCCTGCAGGAGACCAGTGTGGACAGGTAG
- the LOC111950061 gene encoding reticulon-1-A isoform X2: MATKVVDLIYWRDVGKTGLVFTGLVIGLASLFQLSAITVLSYLCMAIMCLTFPLRLYYKLLELIRKNPEGVHPFQSYIGDDSSLTDEETVLVVEEVVLXIAFAVTEIKRLLLIGSIMDSIKFVLLLCVLVYVGITTNGLTLVIVGVICVFSLPLFYKQMQGRMKRIGKAVNGLLRKIKSLFKRLCSMLRPSTAAKPAPTTTLAPVPALAPKHKQKSK; encoded by the exons ATGGCCACCAAAG tagTGGATCTGATCTACTGGCGAGACGTGGGGAAGACAGGGCTGGTGTTCACAGGGCTGGTGATAGGGCTGGCCAGCCTGTTCCAGCTCAGTGCCATCACCGTGCTGTCCTACCTGTGTATGGCCATCATGTGTCTCACCTTCCCCCTACGCCTCTACTACAAACTCCTAGAGCTGATACGGAAGAACCCTGAAGGAGTTCACCCCTTCCA GTCTTATATAGGAGACGACAGCTCTCTGACAGATGAGGAGACggtgttggtggtggaggaagTGGTGCTGAMGATTGCCTTCGCCGTCACAGAGATCAAACGCCTGCTCTTRATCGGCAGCATCATGGACTCCATCAAG TTTGTGTTGCTGCTGTGCGTGTTGGTCTATGTGGGCATCACGACCAACGGACTGACCCTGGTGATAGTTG GTGTCatctgtgttttctctcttcctctattctACAAACAAATGCAG GGTCGGATGAAGAGGATTGGCAAAGCGGTCAACGGCCTCCTGAGGAAAATCAAAAGCTT GTTTAAGAGGTTGTGCAGTATGCTGAGACCCTCTACTGCGGCTAAACCTGCTCCAACCACCACCCTGGCCCCGGTGCCAGCCCTGgccccaaaacacaaacaaaagtcAAAGTGA